In Salmonella enterica subsp. enterica serovar Typhimurium str. LT2, a single window of DNA contains:
- the ynaF gene encoding putative universal stress protein (similar to E. coli putative filament protein (AAC74458.1); Blastp hit to AAC74458.1 (168 aa), 90% identity in aa 25 - 168) → MNRTILVPIDISDSELTQRVISHVEAEAKIDDAKVHFLTVIPSLPYYASLGLAYSAELPAMDDLKAEAKSQLEAIIKKFNLPADRVQAHVAEGSPKDKILEMAKKLPADMVIIASHRPDITTYLLGSNAAAVVRHAECSVLVVR, encoded by the coding sequence ATGAACAGAACGATTCTTGTACCCATCGATATTTCAGATTCAGAATTAACTCAACGCGTGATTTCGCATGTTGAAGCTGAAGCAAAGATTGACGACGCTAAAGTGCACTTTTTGACTGTAATCCCGTCTTTGCCCTATTACGCTTCACTGGGACTGGCTTATTCAGCAGAGCTTCCCGCAATGGACGATTTGAAAGCCGAAGCCAAATCTCAACTGGAAGCGATTATCAAGAAATTCAACCTTCCCGCGGACCGCGTGCAGGCGCACGTTGCAGAAGGCTCTCCTAAAGATAAGATTCTGGAAATGGCAAAAAAATTACCGGCCGATATGGTGATTATCGCCTCGCATCGCCCGGATATTACTACCTATCTGTTGGGTTCCAACGCCGCAGCCGTTGTGCGTCATGCGGAATGCTCCGTACTGGTGGTACGCTAA
- a CDS encoding putative membrane transporter of cations (similar to E. coli methylviologen resistance (AAC73644.1); Blastp hit to AAC73644.1 (110 aa), 59% identity in aa 5 - 110), translated as MTKEAVIFLFIAIVVEVIATISLKLSDSFTRLVPSLVTIIGYCIAFWCLTIPMRTIPAGIIYAIWSGVGIVLIGLIGWLFLGQKLDVPAIIGMLLIICGVIVINLFSKSVSH; from the coding sequence ATGACTAAAGAAGCTGTAATCTTTCTATTTATCGCCATCGTGGTAGAAGTTATCGCCACGATCTCATTAAAATTATCAGATAGTTTTACGCGTCTGGTACCGAGCCTCGTTACTATCATCGGATATTGTATTGCGTTCTGGTGTCTTACCATCCCAATGCGAACCATCCCTGCGGGTATCATTTATGCCATTTGGTCTGGGGTAGGGATTGTTCTTATTGGATTGATAGGATGGTTGTTTCTTGGCCAAAAACTGGATGTGCCGGCTATTATTGGCATGTTGCTTATCATCTGCGGCGTAATCGTAATCAATCTGTTTTCAAAAAGTGTCAGTCACTAG
- the ydaO gene encoding putative ATPase (similar to E. coli orf, hypothetical protein (AAC74426.1); Blastp hit to AAC74426.1 (311 aa), 94% identity in aa 1 - 311), whose translation MQEIQKNTKKEQYNLNKLQKRLRRNVGEAIADFNMIEEGDRIMVCLSGGKDSYTMLEILRNLQQSAPINFSLVAVNLDQKQPGFPEHILPAYLEQLGVEYKIVEENTYGIVKEKIPEGKTTCSLCSRLRRGILYRTATELGATKIALGHHRDDILQTLFLNMFYGGKMKGMPPKLMSDDGKHIVIRPLAYCREKDIIRFAEAKAFPIIPCNLCGSQPNLQRQVIADMLRDWDKRYPGRIETMFSAMQNVVPSHLCDTNLFDFKGITHGSEVVDGGDLAFDREEIPLQPAGWQPEEDDTALEALRLDVIEVK comes from the coding sequence ATGCAAGAAATTCAAAAGAATACAAAGAAAGAGCAATACAACCTCAACAAGTTGCAAAAGCGCCTGCGCCGTAACGTTGGCGAAGCGATTGCCGATTTTAATATGATTGAAGAAGGCGATCGCATTATGGTTTGCCTTTCTGGCGGCAAAGATAGCTATACGATGCTGGAAATTTTACGTAATTTGCAGCAAAGCGCCCCGATCAATTTTTCACTGGTCGCCGTCAACCTCGATCAAAAGCAGCCAGGTTTCCCGGAACATATCCTGCCAGCCTACCTTGAGCAGCTGGGCGTAGAATATAAAATCGTCGAAGAAAACACCTACGGCATTGTGAAAGAGAAGATTCCGGAAGGAAAAACCACCTGCTCGCTGTGCTCGCGTTTGCGTCGGGGTATCCTGTATCGTACGGCGACTGAACTGGGCGCGACCAAAATCGCCCTGGGCCACCACCGCGACGATATTCTGCAAACCCTGTTTCTGAATATGTTCTATGGCGGAAAAATGAAAGGGATGCCGCCGAAGCTGATGAGCGATGACGGCAAACATATCGTGATCCGCCCGCTGGCTTACTGCCGCGAGAAAGATATTATCCGTTTTGCTGAGGCCAAAGCCTTCCCTATCATTCCTTGTAATCTGTGCGGTTCGCAACCAAACCTGCAACGCCAGGTGATTGCCGACATGCTACGCGACTGGGATAAGCGCTATCCTGGACGGATCGAGACGATGTTTAGCGCCATGCAGAATGTCGTGCCGTCTCACCTTTGTGACACTAACCTGTTCGATTTCAAAGGAATCACTCACGGTTCCGAGGTCGTCGACGGCGGCGATTTAGCGTTCGATCGTGAAGAGATTCCCTTGCAGCCCGCTGGCTGGCAGCCGGAAGAAGATGACACCGCCTTAGAGGCGTTGCGGCTTGATGTTATCGAAGTGAAATAA
- the dbpA gene encoding ATP-dependent RNA helicase (stimulated by 23S rRNA; similar to E. coli ATP-dependent RNA helicase (AAC74425.1); Blastp hit to AAC74425.1 (457 aa), 87% identity in aa 1 - 457), with product MTTFSTLNVLPAAQLNNLTELGYLEMTPVQAAALPVILAGNDVRVQARTGSGKTAAFGLGLLHRIDVTLFQTQALVLCPTRELADQVAGELRRLARFLPNTKILTLCGGQPFGAQRDSLQHAPHIIVATPGRLLDHLQKETVSLDALHILVMDEADRMLDMGFSDAIDEVIRFAPATRQTLLFSATWPEAIAAISGRVQQQPIRIEIDTVDALPAIEQQFFETSAHEKISLLQTLLSQHQPASCVVFCNTKKDCQAVCDALNAVGQSALALHGDLEQRDRDQTLVRFANGSARILVATDVAARGLDIKSLELVVNYELAWDPEVHVHRIGRTARAGSSGLAISFCAPEEAQRANILSEMLQLKLNWLNAPARQPLLPLAAEMATLCIDGGKKAKMRPGDILGALTGDIGLDGADIGKINVHPMHVYVAVRQAVAQKAWKQLQNGKIKGKSCRVRLLK from the coding sequence GTGACCACTTTTTCAACCCTGAATGTTTTGCCCGCCGCCCAGCTCAATAACCTTACTGAGCTGGGCTATCTTGAGATGACGCCTGTTCAGGCCGCAGCATTACCCGTCATTCTGGCGGGTAATGATGTGCGTGTGCAGGCCAGGACCGGTAGCGGCAAAACGGCGGCGTTTGGTCTTGGGCTCTTGCATCGAATTGACGTCACTCTGTTCCAGACACAGGCATTAGTGCTGTGCCCGACGCGGGAGCTGGCGGATCAGGTTGCCGGAGAGTTACGTCGCCTGGCCCGTTTTCTGCCAAATACCAAAATTCTGACCTTGTGTGGCGGGCAACCCTTTGGCGCACAGCGCGACTCGCTTCAGCACGCTCCGCATATCATTGTCGCGACGCCGGGGCGCCTGCTGGATCATTTACAAAAAGAAACCGTATCGCTGGATGCGCTGCATATTCTGGTAATGGATGAAGCAGACCGAATGCTGGACATGGGATTCAGTGACGCCATTGATGAGGTGATCCGCTTTGCGCCTGCGACGCGCCAGACGTTATTGTTTTCAGCAACCTGGCCTGAGGCCATCGCGGCGATTAGCGGTCGTGTACAGCAGCAGCCAATACGTATTGAAATCGATACGGTAGATGCGCTACCGGCTATCGAACAACAGTTCTTCGAAACGTCTGCGCATGAAAAAATTTCGCTGCTACAAACGTTGCTTAGCCAGCATCAGCCAGCGTCCTGCGTGGTATTTTGCAATACCAAAAAAGATTGTCAGGCCGTTTGTGATGCGCTTAATGCGGTAGGACAAAGCGCGTTGGCGCTCCACGGCGATCTGGAACAACGCGACCGCGACCAGACGTTGGTGCGTTTTGCAAATGGCAGCGCGCGCATTCTGGTTGCCACCGACGTTGCCGCGCGAGGGTTAGACATTAAATCGCTCGAACTGGTGGTTAACTATGAACTGGCCTGGGACCCGGAGGTGCATGTCCATCGTATTGGCCGTACGGCGCGCGCGGGAAGCAGCGGCCTGGCGATCAGTTTCTGCGCGCCGGAAGAGGCGCAGCGGGCGAATATTCTTTCAGAAATGCTGCAACTCAAGCTGAACTGGCTGAATGCGCCCGCCCGGCAGCCGTTACTCCCTCTGGCCGCAGAGATGGCTACCCTATGCATTGACGGCGGCAAAAAAGCGAAAATGCGTCCGGGAGATATTTTGGGCGCGCTGACCGGCGATATTGGATTAGACGGGGCGGATATTGGCAAAATTAACGTGCATCCAATGCACGTTTACGTCGCCGTACGTCAAGCAGTAGCGCAAAAAGCCTGGAAGCAGTTGCAAAACGGGAAGATCAAAGGCAAGTCATGCCGGGTACGGCTATTAAAATGA
- a CDS encoding putative Zn transport protein (similar to E. coli orf, hypothetical protein (AAC74424.1); Blastp hit to AAC74424.1 (327 aa), 92% identity in aa 1 - 327) codes for MEAIKGSDVNVPDAVFAWLLDGRGGVKPLEDNDVIDSQHPCWLHLNYTHPDSARWLASTPLLPNNVRDALAGESSRPRVSRMGEGTLITLRCINGSTDERPDQLVAMRLYMDERFIVSTRQRKVLALDDVVSDLQEGTGPVDCGGWLVDVCDALTDHASEFIEELHDKIIDLEDNLLDQQIPPRGFLALLRKQLIVMRRYMAPQRDVYARLASERLPWMSDDHRRRMQDIADRLGRGLDEIDACIARTGIMADEIAQVMQESLARRTYTMSLMAMVFLPSTFLTGLFGVNLGGIPGGGWRFGFSLFCILLVVLIGGVTLWLHRSKWL; via the coding sequence GTGGAAGCCATTAAGGGATCGGATGTGAACGTGCCGGATGCCGTTTTCGCATGGCTACTGGATGGTCGTGGTGGAGTAAAACCGCTCGAAGATAATGATGTGATCGATAGTCAGCATCCCTGTTGGCTACATCTTAATTATACCCACCCGGACAGCGCCCGCTGGTTGGCTTCAACGCCTTTACTCCCCAATAACGTGCGTGATGCGCTGGCTGGTGAAAGCTCGCGCCCGCGCGTAAGTCGTATGGGGGAAGGGACGCTCATTACGCTGCGCTGTATTAATGGCAGTACTGACGAACGCCCGGATCAATTAGTGGCAATGCGTTTATATATGGACGAGCGATTCATTGTGTCTACCCGTCAGCGAAAGGTTCTGGCGCTGGACGATGTGGTCAGTGATTTGCAGGAGGGCACCGGGCCCGTAGATTGCGGCGGCTGGTTAGTGGATGTGTGCGATGCGTTAACCGATCACGCCAGTGAATTTATTGAAGAGCTACACGATAAAATTATCGATCTGGAAGATAATCTTCTCGACCAGCAAATCCCACCGCGCGGTTTCCTCGCATTGCTACGTAAACAGCTAATTGTTATGCGCCGCTATATGGCGCCGCAGCGCGACGTCTATGCCCGGCTTGCGAGTGAACGGCTGCCGTGGATGAGCGACGATCACCGGCGCAGAATGCAGGATATCGCCGACAGGCTGGGAAGGGGGTTGGATGAAATTGACGCTTGTATCGCGCGTACTGGCATCATGGCGGATGAAATTGCCCAGGTGATGCAGGAGTCTCTGGCGCGCAGAACTTATACCATGTCGCTTATGGCGATGGTTTTTCTGCCCAGCACCTTCTTAACGGGGTTATTTGGCGTTAACCTGGGCGGTATTCCCGGCGGCGGATGGCGGTTCGGCTTTTCTCTGTTTTGTATTCTGTTAGTTGTCCTGATCGGTGGTGTTACTTTATGGTTGCATCGCAGTAAATGGTTGTAA
- a CDS encoding putative methyl-accepting chemotaxis protein (similar to E. coli methyl-accepting chemotaxis protein I, serine sensor receptor (AAC77311.1); Blastp hit to AAC77311.1 (551 aa), 39% identity in aa 195 - 519), translating to MLRNISVRTCIILFMVCAFLLVDTLQIAFLHDLPILITCNIIYLISALLLWWYMTCYLVVPINTVKKSIEEVAAGNLSIHISEFGNNCAGRLIPGINSLSENISALVREIRSSSQTAMTLSEQLAARSLSLSVKTEQQSASLIQTAASIDEMAASTKNNADNTRMASIQADCATQCARKGGELMVRVTENMRSITDCASQMTEIISLIDGIAFQTNILALNAAVEAARAGDHGKGFSVVAGEVRNLAHRSAEAAKSIKALIDVTHDNVRQGAAIVQEAEKNMQEIVGGSGQLNVLMSEISTTTREQEKGINQITLALSDLESATHSNVLMVEALSASSDVLKAQVIELQTKTDKFRLSQPGYSEHALSHSHVSSLSTITRRGQA from the coding sequence ATGTTGAGAAATATCAGCGTCAGGACATGCATTATTCTATTCATGGTATGTGCGTTTCTTTTGGTGGATACTTTACAAATAGCTTTTCTGCACGATCTCCCTATTTTAATTACGTGTAATATCATTTATCTGATCTCGGCATTACTGCTTTGGTGGTATATGACCTGCTATCTGGTAGTGCCGATTAATACCGTGAAGAAAAGTATTGAAGAGGTCGCAGCAGGAAACTTGTCTATTCATATCTCCGAATTTGGCAATAATTGCGCCGGGCGACTCATCCCCGGTATTAATAGCCTGTCGGAGAATATTTCCGCGTTGGTACGTGAAATCAGATCCTCTTCGCAAACGGCAATGACCCTTTCCGAACAACTGGCGGCGCGCAGTCTGTCGCTATCCGTAAAGACGGAACAGCAGTCGGCCTCGTTAATTCAAACTGCCGCCAGTATAGATGAAATGGCGGCGAGTACCAAAAACAATGCGGATAATACCCGAATGGCGAGCATACAGGCGGATTGTGCAACCCAATGCGCCCGTAAAGGCGGTGAATTAATGGTGCGGGTTACAGAAAATATGCGTTCTATTACCGACTGTGCCTCGCAGATGACGGAGATTATTTCATTGATTGACGGTATCGCATTCCAGACTAATATTCTGGCGCTTAACGCGGCGGTAGAGGCTGCACGGGCGGGCGATCATGGAAAAGGTTTCTCCGTGGTGGCCGGGGAAGTGCGTAATCTGGCGCATCGTAGCGCCGAGGCGGCAAAAAGTATCAAGGCGCTGATCGACGTTACGCATGACAATGTGCGGCAGGGGGCCGCCATAGTGCAGGAGGCTGAAAAAAATATGCAGGAGATTGTTGGCGGCTCCGGGCAATTAAACGTGCTGATGAGTGAAATTTCCACCACCACGCGGGAGCAGGAAAAAGGCATTAACCAGATAACCCTGGCGTTGAGCGATCTGGAAAGCGCAACCCATAGCAATGTCTTAATGGTTGAAGCGCTATCTGCTTCTTCGGATGTTTTAAAGGCGCAGGTGATCGAGTTACAGACTAAAACCGACAAATTTCGTTTAAGCCAGCCGGGTTACAGTGAACATGCGCTGTCGCACTCTCATGTATCATCTCTTTCGACCATCACCAGGCGCGGCCAGGCCTGA
- the ydaL gene encoding putative Smr domain protein (similar to E. coli orf, hypothetical protein (AAC74422.1); Blastp hit to AAC74422.1 (187 aa), 86% identity in aa 1 - 187), with translation MNLDDKALFLDAMEDVQPLKRHTDVHWQPTRNLKTPQRIDTLQLDNFLTTGFLDILPLNEPLEFRREGLQQGVIDKLRSGKYPQQASLNLLRQPVETCRKMLFRFILEAQKEGLRNVLIIHGKGREAKSHANIVRSYVARWLTEFEDVQAYCSALPHHGGGGACYVALRKTVQAKQDNWERHAKRSR, from the coding sequence ATGAACCTTGACGATAAAGCGCTGTTTCTTGACGCCATGGAGGATGTCCAGCCGCTGAAACGCCATACTGATGTACACTGGCAGCCAACGCGTAATCTTAAAACGCCCCAGCGTATCGACACGCTTCAGCTTGATAATTTCCTGACGACGGGCTTTCTGGATATTCTGCCTCTGAATGAACCGCTGGAATTTCGTCGGGAAGGATTGCAGCAGGGTGTCATCGACAAGTTACGCAGTGGGAAATACCCTCAGCAGGCCAGCCTCAATTTGTTACGCCAGCCGGTCGAAACGTGCCGAAAAATGCTGTTTCGTTTTATCCTGGAGGCGCAGAAAGAGGGGTTGCGTAATGTCCTGATCATTCATGGTAAAGGGCGAGAGGCGAAGTCGCATGCCAATATCGTCCGAAGCTATGTGGCCCGCTGGTTGACAGAGTTTGAAGATGTACAGGCTTATTGTTCGGCGCTGCCGCACCATGGCGGCGGCGGGGCATGTTATGTCGCGTTACGTAAAACAGTGCAGGCTAAACAGGATAACTGGGAGCGCCATGCGAAGCGTAGTCGGTAA
- the ogt gene encoding O-6-alkylguanine-DNA (methylated-DNA--protein-cysteine methyltransferase. (SW:OGT_SALTY)), with translation MLRLLEEKIATPLGPLWVVCDEQFRLRAIEWEQYRDRMEQLLNIHYRHEGYERVSATNPGGLSDKLADYFAGNLAVIDTLETATGGTPFQREVWQALRAIPCGQVMHYGQLAAQLGRPGAARAVGAANGANPISIVVPCHRVIGRNGTLTGYAGGVQRKEWLLRHEGYLLL, from the coding sequence ATGCTGAGATTACTTGAAGAGAAGATAGCCACGCCATTAGGACCGTTATGGGTGGTTTGCGATGAGCAGTTTCGACTGCGGGCCATTGAGTGGGAACAGTACCGCGATCGTATGGAGCAACTGCTAAATATCCACTACCGTCACGAAGGCTATGAACGCGTTTCTGCGACTAACCCCGGTGGACTCAGCGATAAGCTTGCAGATTATTTTGCAGGCAATCTCGCCGTAATTGATACCCTGGAAACCGCCACGGGGGGCACACCTTTTCAACGGGAAGTATGGCAGGCATTGCGCGCTATCCCCTGCGGGCAGGTGATGCACTATGGTCAACTGGCGGCGCAACTGGGACGACCGGGCGCCGCACGCGCAGTCGGTGCTGCGAATGGTGCTAACCCCATCAGTATTGTTGTTCCCTGCCATCGCGTCATCGGGCGTAACGGCACTCTGACCGGATACGCAGGCGGCGTGCAGCGAAAAGAGTGGCTATTACGCCATGAAGGCTATCTTTTATTATGA